The following nucleotide sequence is from Stigmatopora nigra isolate UIUO_SnigA chromosome 8, RoL_Snig_1.1, whole genome shotgun sequence.
GTAGACAAGCAACCGGAGACCCACCACCCACCAACCCTCACGAATACAACTGCTGGAGGCGAGGAAGCGAGGCTTGCTCTCTCTCGGGGAACCATGAGGGAGTACAAAGTGGTGGTCCTCGGCTCCGGAGGGGTCGGGAAATCCGCCCTGACCGTCCAGTTTGTGACCGGGTCCTTCATCGAAAAGTACGACCCCACGATAGAGGATTTCTACCGAAAGGAGATCGAGGTGGACTCCTCGCCGTCTGTGCTGGAGATCCTCGACACGGCCGGTACTGAGCAGTTCGCCTCCATGCGAGACTTGTACATCAAAAACGGCCAGGGTTTCATCCTGGTCTACAGCTTGGTCAACCAGCAGAGCTTCCAGGACATCAAGCCCATGAGGGATCAGATCATTCGGGTGAAACGGTACGAGAGGGTGCCCATGATCCTGGTGGGCAACAAAGTGGACTTGGAGGGGGAACGGGAGGTCTCGTCCGGGGAGGGCAAGGCGCTGGCGGACGACTGGAACTGTCCTTTCATGGAGACTTCGGCCAAGAACAAGACCTCGGTGGACGAGCTTTTTGCCGAGATCGTCCGCCAG
It contains:
- the LOC144200416 gene encoding ras-related protein Rap-2b — encoded protein: MREYKVVVLGSGGVGKSALTVQFVTGSFIEKYDPTIEDFYRKEIEVDSSPSVLEILDTAGTEQFASMRDLYIKNGQGFILVYSLVNQQSFQDIKPMRDQIIRVKRYERVPMILVGNKVDLEGEREVSSGEGKALADDWNCPFMETSAKNKTSVDELFAEIVRQMNYASTPNGDDQCCSSCVIL